A part of Maniola jurtina chromosome 19, ilManJurt1.1, whole genome shotgun sequence genomic DNA contains:
- the LOC123875178 gene encoding protein UXT homolog isoform X1, whose protein sequence is MAETNINETIGKYQRFIDDVLKEDLRILHLKLQQINAELTDLIQQKHSLKVITDKSVHPNGFKSQVNIGCNFFMEASVTDTSKLLMNIGLNHYLEFSTDEAFKYLDARIKVFEQKSEEICNKAVETKAHIKLMLIGIGELENQKNAKNRKNKKLHYSIGYEHK, encoded by the coding sequence ATGGCTGAAACAAACATCAATGAAACTATTGGCAAGTATCAACGATTTATCGACGATGTTCTCAAAGAGGATTTGcgaatattacatttgaagttGCAACAGATAAACGCGGAACTAACAGACCTCATACAGCAGAAACATTCGCTCAAAGTTATCACGGATAAATCGGTTCATCCAAACGGTTTTAAGTCGCAGGTAAACATTGGATGTAATTTCTTTATGGAGGCCTCTGTGACTGACACGTCTAAATTATTAATGAATATTGGCCTGAATCATTATTTAGAGTTTTCAACAGACGAAGCTTTCAAGTATTTGGATGCTAGAATAAAGGTTTTTGAGCAGAAATCAGAAGAAATATGCAATAAAGCAGTGGAGACAAAGGCGCACATAAAGTTAATGTTGATTGGCATTGGGGAATTGGAAAACCAGAAGAATGCCAAAAACAG
- the LOC123875178 gene encoding protein UXT homolog isoform X2, with product MAETNINETIGKYQRFIDDVLKEDLRILHLKLQQINAELTDLIQQKHSLKVITDKSVHPNGFKSQVNIGCNFFMEASVTDTSKLLMNIGLNHYLEFSTDEAFKYLDARIKVFEQKSEEICNKAVETKAHIKLMLIGIGELENQKNAKNS from the coding sequence ATGGCTGAAACAAACATCAATGAAACTATTGGCAAGTATCAACGATTTATCGACGATGTTCTCAAAGAGGATTTGcgaatattacatttgaagttGCAACAGATAAACGCGGAACTAACAGACCTCATACAGCAGAAACATTCGCTCAAAGTTATCACGGATAAATCGGTTCATCCAAACGGTTTTAAGTCGCAGGTAAACATTGGATGTAATTTCTTTATGGAGGCCTCTGTGACTGACACGTCTAAATTATTAATGAATATTGGCCTGAATCATTATTTAGAGTTTTCAACAGACGAAGCTTTCAAGTATTTGGATGCTAGAATAAAGGTTTTTGAGCAGAAATCAGAAGAAATATGCAATAAAGCAGTGGAGACAAAGGCGCACATAAAGTTAATGTTGATTGGCATTGGGGAATTGGAAAACCAGAAGAATGCCAAAAACAGTTAA